The Nocardia sp. NBC_00508 nucleotide sequence CTTGCCCGGCACCGCGCTGACTCCCATGCCGTCGCCGGGTAATCCCTTGACGCCGCCGGGTGACCGTGTACATGCTGACGGCATGCGTTTGCTCATCTACGCCTATTGATTCGCGAAAACGCCGCGCGCCCGCTCGACGGGTAGCGCGCACCATCTCACCCTGCGCTCGCTGACGGTTCGGGCCGTGCTCTTCATGAGCATCGGTGAACTGATTCCGCTCTACGCGCTGTATGCCCTGCTGTTCGCCGATCACGGCATGAGCACCGGGCAGATCTCCGCGCTGTTCGCGATCTGGTCGGCGACGTCGTTCCTCCTGGAGGTGCCCTCCGGAGCGTGGGCCGACACGGTCTCGCGGCGCGGTCTGCTCGTCCTGAGCGGCGCGCTGTTGACCGCTGGTTTCGCGCTGTGGACGGTGGCGCCCTCCTTCGCGGGTTTCGCCGCCGGATTCGTGCTGTGGGGTAGCTCGGGCGCTTTGGCCTCCGGCACGTTCGAGGCGTTGCTCTACGACGACCTCGCCGCTCGCGGCGAATCCGCGACTTACCCGCGCATCCTCGGCTACACCCGCGCGGGCGCGGAAGCGGCCGTCGTCGTCGCCATCCTCGCGGCGACCCCGCTCTATCTCTACGGTGGTTACGCACTGGTCGGCTGGTCCAGCGTCGCGGTCGCCGCCTTGCACACGGTGATCGCGCTGTCGCTGCCCGCCGCGCCGAAGGCGGTCTCCGCGGTGGACGTCGACGACTTGGAGGACGTCGTATCGGAGTCGTCCGGGGAAGACCGTGCGGCGCGATCCGGTGTCACGCGTTCCGCGCTGCTACATACCGATCCGGATAACTCAGCCCTCCGAGTCGATGTGGTGTCGGTTCACGATGGCGGCGCAGCGGATCGTCCCGTCGACTCGGATGTCATGGTTGGCGCGGGTTCGGCTGCGCGGCCGTCTGCCCTGGACGCCCCTCGCGGATCCGCTCCGGGTGACGTCGGCACGAGCGATGCGGGCGATGGCGCAGTCATCGAGCGAGATGCGTTGCCGGGCGGCGTGATCGAGCGGCCGCGGCCGTTCGCCCGGTACTTCGGCATGCTGAAAGCCGGTGTCGCGGAGGCGGTTCGGGTCAGGGCGGTGCGCTATGGCGTGCTGCTGGAGGCGTTGCTGTTCGGCATCACGGCGTTCGACGAGTATTTCGCACTGCTGGCGCAGCAGGTGGGTGTCTCCACGGCGGTGGTGCCGCTGCTGGTCGGTCTCACCGTGCTGGGTTCGCTGGTCGGTTCCGTGCTGGGCGGGCGGACCGAAGGCATGTCGGGTCGGACGATGGGAATCGTGATGGGTGTCGCCGGTGTGCTGTTCCTCGGCGGCGCGCTGGTCGCAGGGCTCGCGGCACGGCGGCCCGACTTGATGTATCCGCTGGCGGTGCTCGGATTCACGGCGATCGGCATCTCCTACGGCATCGTGCACAACGCGGTGGTCGTCGCGGGTGCCCGTCTGCAAGAGGCGATCGAGGGCCCGGCCCGTGCCACGGTCACCTCGGTGTCCGGCCTGCTGAGCGAGGTGGTCGCGCTCGCGGTCTTCGGCTTCGCCGCCGTAGCGGCCATCTGGTACTCCATGTCAACCCTGCTGGCCCTGCTCGGAGCCGCCATGCTCGGCATAGCCGCGCTGACGCCCCGCTGGCTCCCTCGTCGCCGGTGAGTGGCAAATGCCGGGTCATTCGCGTGGGCGGCGGTGTGCGATAACGTGCGCGGACGAGTGCGGCGGCCGCTGGACTGGACGTTGATCTCGCCCCGGTAGCGTGCGGGCTATGACCGTGCAGGTGAGACTGGGGCTGGTCTTCGGGTTCGGAATCGGCGCCGGTGTCGCGGTGCAGGGACGGATCAACGGTGCGCTCGGTGCGCGCCTGCACGATGGGATCGCGGCCGCCACCATCAGTTTCGGCACGGGGCTCCTCGTGCTCGCGGTGGCCTTCGCGGTCAGCGGGCGGCTCCGCGATGGCGCGCGGCAGGTGCGGCGGGCGGTGACCGACGGTGTGCTTCGGCCGTGGCAGTTGCTCGGAGGCCTCTGCGGTGCGTTCTTCGTCGCGTGCCAGGGTCTCACTGTCGCGGCCATCGGCGTCACCGCGTTCACCGTCGCGACGGTGGCGGGCCAATTACTCAGCAGCCTGGTCGTCGACCGGCTCGGTCTCGGCCCGAGCGGGCGCACGCCCGTCACCTCCGTGCGTCTGGCCGGTGCGGCGCTCGGTTTGCTCGCGGTACTGGTCGCCGGAATCGGCCACAGCCGCGCCGCCACCGGTGGTCTCTCCGTGCCGGACGCGCTGCGCGACGCACCGACCGCGCTGCTGATCGTGCTCCCGGCGCTGGCCGGGATCGGTCTGGCCTGGCAGCAGGCGGTGAACGGCAACGTCGGCGCCGTCGGCGGGCCGCTCTCGGCGGCCATGGTCAACTTCTGTGTCGGCCTGGGCGCGCTGCTCGTCTTCGAGGCCGCCGTGATCGCGACCTCCGGTGGCCCGGCCGAATTCCCCACCGAGCCATGGCTTTATCTCGGTGGGTTGATCGGAGTCGCCTTCATCGCGCTGGCCGCCCTGACCGTGCGCTGGATCGGCGTGCTGCTGCTCGGCCTCACCTCGGTGGCAGGACAACTGCTGTTCGCCCTGGTCCTCGACCTGTTCACCCCGACAACCGCGGGCCTGTCGGTGACCGCGATCATCGGTTGCGTGCTGACCCTCGTCGCGGTCGGCGTCGCTACTCGATCTCGGTCCTGAAAAGCCCGGTCGAGTCATTCATGTTCAAAGCGCATGAGTGTGGAATGGTGCGCTCATGCTGATCGAATACGGGGTATGGGTTGCACGGCTGGTTCTGTGTGTCGTGTTCGGGCTGTCGGCCTGGGGCAAGCTCGCGGATCGGAGCGCGACGCGGCAGGCGGTGGGGGACTTCGGGGTGCCGCTGCGCTGGGTGCCCGTTGTGGCATGGGGACTGCCGATCGCCGAGGCGATGATCGCGGTCGCGCTGTTGCTTCCCAGGGTTTCCGGGTTGGCCGCGGTCGCGGCGCTGCTGCTGCTCGCTGTGTTCACGGCGGCGATCCTGCGCTTGCTGCGCCGTGGTGAGCGGCCCTCCTGTTCCTGCTTCGGCGCTGTCAGCGCGATGCCCATCGGTCCGAAGACCTTGGCGCGCAACGGCGTTCTCCTCGTGCTCGCCGCGGCCGTCGGTGTGGGCGCGCTGACCCATCCGCGTTTGCCGATGGGCTTGCCCGCGGACAACGCGGTCGGTTGTGCGGTGGTCGCCGCGCTGGCGGCGATGCTGGCGTGGTTGGCGGGGCAACTGCGCGCCCTGCGCCGCCGGGTCGACGAGCAGGCGCTGTCGACGTTGGGCGCGGAGGGCCTGCCGGTGGGCTCGGTGGCGCCGGAATTCGAACTGCTCGACGCCAGAGACGGGAAGACCACACTGGAAGGACTGTTGACCGGGGATCGGTCGGTGCTGCTGGTATTCGTGCATCCGGGCTGTGACCTGTGCGCTGCGCTGGCCAGGGAACTGCCACGCTGGCACGCGCGCACCGGCGATGCCCTGACCATCGTGGCGGTCGGTAACGGTGACGCTGTCGAGCAGGCCGCGTGGGGCATCGAAAACGGGCTCGGCGAGATTCCTTCGCTGGTACAGCAGGGCAACGAGGCGGCTCTGCGCTATCGGGTGCGCGGAACCCCGTCCGCCGTACTGATCGATCCCGACGGCCGCGTCGCTGCCCCCGTCGCCAGAGGCGGTATCGCAATCCGCGAGCTGATCCGCACGGCGAAAGCGGCGCGGCGCCCGCGTCCGCCCGAGCGCAACGAGACCCCTGCGGGGATTTCCCGCTGAGTTTCGGGTCGTACATTCTTTCCGCGCCGAACTTCGACAGGTTCGCCTTCGGGTGCCGATGAGCTTCCGCTGTAGTCGACAGCTACTTTCTAGCTATCTTTCTGTGTCTTGCGCCGCTACCATCGAGTGGCACTGGTGCAGCATCCGAGATCCATCGACCCAGAGGGGAAAGTCATGGCGCTCTTCGCATTCACCGATTACTCCGGCAAGGAATTCATCATCCAGCTGAACAACGAGCAGCGGATCGCCGAGGCCCGTCGCATCCTGTCGGGCGATGAGCAGATGTCTGTGCATGTCATGGGGCGGATCAGGAAACTCCCGACACCCTACAACCCGGGGTGGGATTTCCACCTGGACCCGGACACCATCACGTTCTTCACCATGGCGATCGAGGTCTGCGACGCCAGCATCATGTACGTCAACGATCATCTCGACGAGGCGTGCGGCGCATTCCTGCCGGGGTGCATGTGGTGCCCGTGGTCGTCGAGGCTCACCCGTGAGGTCTCCGAGCGTTAGCGTCTGCCCGCGATGCTTCCGGCCGGTGCGCACCGGCCGGAAGGCCCGGTGATCAGCTCAGCTTGCGCGTGCGCAGTTCGTGTCCCTTGGACGTCTTGCACCGTCCGGACTCCAGATCCCACTGCCAGCCGTGCAGGTTGCAGGTGAGCGTGTTGCCGTCCACCACGCCGAACTTCGACAGGTCCGCCTTCAGGTGCGGGCAGCGCCGCTGCACCTCCCAGCCGCCGAGTTCGGTGGAGGCGGAATCGTCGTGGGCCTCGGCGAACCAGCCGTCGGCGTAGGCGATCCGCTCGTCGGTGAGGCATTTGAAGAAGGTGTAGAGGAACTCGTTGTATCCACCGATTCGCCAGGCCTGGAAACGGGTGGACAGGAAGATGGTGTTCACCCAGTCCGGCTCCTGGTCGCGCAGTACTGTGCGGACCAGTTCCGGCGCGATGCGGAAGCCGTAGCGGTAGCGGCCCTCGCCCTCGACGGGCCCGCGCACCGTGCGTTTGGGGAAGTCCAGCACCACGGTTTCCTCGCCGATCACCAGGCCGACGGGGTAGCCGATGCCGTCGCAGATCAGGTCGCTCTGGGCCATGATCGGCTCGAAGAGCTTCTGTAGCGGTTCCAGCAGCGCGCCCTCGGCGGTGGTGGCCCAGGTCGCCTTCTCGGCTTCCAGCACCGGCGCGAGGCGCTGCGCCATCCGCTCGATGTACTCGGCCTTGTTGTCGTAGATCTCCGCGGGGTCGCTCGAGTGGGTCAGCGTCAGTTCGGCGCCGCGCACGTCGGCGACCGAGCCGGGGATCATCATGATCCCGCCCGTGTTGCCGTGGATCTCCATCTGCTCCAGGAACACCTTCTGGTCCGGGAAGATGTTGCCCTCGTCGCCGCGATCGTCGTTGAGGTAGCGCAACTCGTCATCGAGGAACACCGGCGGACCCGCCGAAGGCACCACCCAGGTCGCGTCGACCTGCTCGATGTAACTGCGGGCCCGGTCCATGCCACGCTGACGCTTCTGCTTGCCGAAGTTCGACTTGGTGCGGGCCGGGATGTCGTAGACCATCGGGTACCAGATCGCGCCCGAGTACTGCAGCAGATGGATGTCGACGTGACCGAACGCGTCGTGCAGCACGTCCATGTCGACGGGCCTGGCGTCGTTCATGTTGAAGCAGGTGGTCTCGCCATCGAAGACGACCAGCCCGGAGTCGCCGATCGGACCGTCGGCGGGCGCGCGCAGCGCGATGATCATGATGTCCAGGTCGCCGCCCGGACCGGTCACGGTGTGCTTGAGCGAGTCCTCGGTCTCGAAGAACTTGTGGAAGCCCAGGTGCTCCAACTCCCGCCGCAGGTCCGGCACCGGGTAGTCCGGCAGCAGGACGGTCGCGTCCTTGTTGACGTGCCTGGCCAGCGTCTTCGCGTCGAAGTGGTCGCGGTGCAGATGCGAGACGTACAGGAAGTCGCAGGCACCCAGCTCGTCCCAATCGAGCTGGGTGTTGTCGGGGAACGGGAACCACGAACCGAAGTACGCGGGGTTCACCCAGGGGTCGCAAAGGATCGACCCGGCCGCGGTGCGGATATGGAATCCGGCGTGTCCGACGCTGGTGATCTGCACTAGCTGCTCCTCCTGCTGTTACCAGCCAACCAGGGTAGTAGTTACGCGGAGACCTCGCCGATGCAGTAGCCGTCCGGCCCGGATCGCAGGGTGAAGGTGCGGGTCTGCGCCACACCCGAGGAGTTTGTCACCGGGACGAGCACCGCGACATAGTCGGCGTTCAGCTGTTCCGAGCGGATCTGCTGGTCGGCGAATGCGGTGGTACCGGTCAGCATGCCCTGGTTATTGGCCAGCGGGGCGGGGATCGCGCGTCCGGTGGCCGTGGGATCCCAGGTGGCCGGAGACGCCTTGCAGACCAGCGGGTAGGTGCCTTCCTGGTCGGCCGGATCGAGCGGAGATCCGACGAAGCGGGACAAGTAGCGGCGCACGGTGTGCCTGGCGTCGGCGTCGTTGTAGGCGACGTCCGCACCGGCCTCGGCGACGCGCGGACAGGCGTAGCCGGTCTCGACCTCCGCGCGATCGATGGCGACCGTAGTGGTCCTGCTCTGCCAGATGACGGTGTCCTCGGTTGCCGTCCCCGGCTGTGCCAGGGCGGCGAGGACGGACTGCTGGTCGTCGTACATGTCGGCCACGTTCTTCGGCGCGATGGTCCAGCACTTCTCCTGCATCTCGGCGATGGTGTGCGATTGCAGGTCGGCAGCCCAGCGCTGCACTGCGCTCGCCGCGGCGGGAAGCCCGGCGACCGCGCCCACCGGCGGAGCGTCGGCGGGCACCGGCGGCAGCGACGAGCTGGTTGGTGGTGTCGTCGCCGGGACGGCGGCGGGTGGCGTCGTGCGCGCCGCTGCCGGTGCGGCGCTCTCGTCCGGGATACCGGCAACGGAGTCGCAGCCGGTCAGCGCGCCCGCGCCGATCAGGGCCAGGCCGATCATCGATGCGCGCATACGCGGTCGGGCGCCCCGGCGCCGAGTCGAGTGCGTGGGGGTGCACGCCGGTTGCCCCAGCGGCGTTGATTCCCGACCGATCAGCGCTGCTCCACCATGCCGGGCGCTCTGGCGCCGAGTCGGATGGGCGGCTGTGGACGTCGGCTGGTCCGGGTTCGCTGATGCCCGAACCCGATCGCGCGCCGGACTGTGGTCGTAATCACGCGGTACCGGTCGGGCGCGTTGCACTTGGACGATCCTCTTCCCTCAGGGCGGGCGGTTGGGGTTGCTCGCGCGTCCTCGCTCCGGTGCGGCACGCGGAGCACTGCCGGAGGTGACGGTCAGCGACTACGCTAGCGGACTTGTGGAACCCGTCTACCGGACGATCATCGGGCTGGCCCGTACCGTCTTCTTTCTCGAAGGTCTGAAGTTCACCGTCAAGGGCGATGAACACGTCCCCGCACGGGGTGGCGCCGTGCTGGCGGTGAACCACACCGGCTACATGGACTTCACCTACGCGGGCCTGCCGGTGCGCACCCCGAAGCGCTACATCCGGTTCATGGCCAAGAAGGAGGTCTTCGACGACAAGATCTCCGGTCCGATCATGCGGGCGCTCAAGCACATTCCGGTCGACCGTTCGGCGGGCGCCGACTCGTACCAGGCCGCGGTGGAATATCTGCGCCGTGGCGAGCTGGTCGGCGTGTACCCCGAGGCGACCATCAGCCGCAGCTTCGAGATCAAGGAGTTCAAATCCGGCGCGGCGCGCATGGCCATCGAGGCGGAGGTGCCGATCATCCCGATCGTCATCTGGGGTGCGCAGCGGGTGTGGACCAAGGGCTTCCCGAAGCGGCTCGGCCGCACCAACACGCCAATTGCGATCGCGGTCGGCGAACCGATCCAGCCGTTCCAGCCTCCCGCCGAACTCACGGCCAAACTGCGCTCGACCATGCAGGAGATGCTGCTCGACCTGCAGAAAGGTTACGTGCACGAGCCCGGCGCGTACTGGGTTCCCACCCGGCTCGGCGGCAGCGCTCCTACCCTGGAGGAAGCGGACGCGATGGATGCCGCCGAGGCGAAGGAGAAGGTCGCGCGCAAGAACGCGGCGGGGCAGTAACGGGAGGTGCGATGGCGCGGGAACCGGTTTACGACATCCTCACCGGCTTGGCCCGCACCATCTTCTTCGCGCAGGGTCTGCGTATCGATATCGGAGGCCAAGAGCACATTCCGCGCTCCGGTGGCGCTGTGCTCGCCGTCAACCACACGGCCTATCTGGATTTCATGGAAGTGGGATTGGTCGGGCGCAAATCCGGCCGCAACGTCCGATTCATGATGAAGGCCGAACTCGAGCACGGCATCATCGGTTTCCTCATGAAGCACTGCAAGGCGATCGGCGTCGATCGCACGGCAGGCGCGGAGTCGTACGCCCGCGCCGTGACCGCGCTGCGGGACGGCGAATTGGTCGTCGTCTATCCCGAGGCGACCATCAGCCGCAGTTTCGAGCTGAAGGGGTTCAAGTCCGGTGCGGCCCGAATGTCGATCGAGGCCGATGTCCCGATCATTCCGCTGATCATCTGGGGCGCGCACCGCATCTGGACCAAGGACATCCCGAAACAGCTTGGCCGCCACAACTTTCCGATCAATATCCGCATCGGCGCCCCGATCCCGCCGACCCAACCGGCGGACGAACTCACCGCCACCATGCGCGCCCGCATGAACGAACTGCTGGAAGCCGCCCAGCGGAACTACTCGATGCCCGAGGGAGCCCGTTGGGTCCCCGTTCGGCTCGGCGGCACCGCACCTACTCTCGCCCAGGCGGCTGTCCTGGAAAAGGAGGAAATGGCCAGGCGCCGAGCCAAGGCCGCCGGTCGTATGCGACACGAGGCCTAATTGTCCTGGCAAGTGTCGGCTGCCAGGCTTCCGGACAGCACATGACCCATCGCATGAGAATCGCACCCTGAGCGTCGCCATCCTGGAGCGGGAGGAAATGGAGAGGCGGTGAGCCGAGCTTCGCTGACCGCGGGACGTCGACCGTTGGTGCGCGGACAGCGGCCGGCACGCAGAGCCCGGTTCCGGAAAACCGAGGTCGGGAATCGGAACCGGGCCGCAGATGGTCACGGCTGGACGGCGCCGAGCTTCACCGGCACCGACAGCGGGCCGATCGTGAAGAAGGACGGCGAGTAAGGGATGTCTTTCGGGTCGATCGCGAGTGCGAGGTCCGGCAGCCGCCGGTAGAGCGAGGCGAGCGCGAGCCGGGCCTCCAGGCGGGCCAGCCCGGCGCCGATGCAGTACCGCGGCCCGTGGCCGAACCCGAGATGGCCGGACTGCTGCTTGCGGGTGATGTCGAACTCGTTCGCGGTCTCGCCGTACTCCGCCGGGTCGATGCCACACGCCTGGTAGGCCACGCCGACCGCGTTCCCCTTGGGAATGGTCACGCCCGCGATGGTGACTTCCGTCAGCGTGAACCGCCAGCTGGTCATCATCACCGAATGCCGGTATCGCACCGTCTCTTCGACCACGTCGGCCCAGCGGTCCTCGGCCTTGGCCAACTCGAGCTGATCGGGGTGCCGAGCCAGCGCCAAGATGGCGTATCCGAGCAGATGGACCGTGGTCTCGTGACCGGCGACCAGCATGATCCACAAGACGGCCACCAGTTCGTCGGTGGTGAGCTTGTCCTCCTCGTCCCGAGCCTGCACCAGGCCGGTGGTGAGATCGTCGCCGGGCTCGCGCTGCTTGCGATCGGTCAGTTCGTGCAGGTACGCCATGAGCGCGTTCTGCGTCGCGAACGCCTCCTCGGGCGGGGTGGTGTGCGCCAGGAGGGTAGCGGTCCAATGCCGCAGATGAGCCCGTTCCGGCTCCGGCACCCCGAACAGTTCGCAGATCACCGCCATCGGCAGCGCTTCGGTGAAGGTGGGCACCAGGTCCACCCCATCGCCGGCGGCCACCACGTCATCGAGCAATCGATCGATGATCGCCTGGATCCGCGGCTCCAGCGCATGCACCCGGCCCGGCGTGAACGCCTTGCTGATCAGGCCACGCAGCCGCCGATGGTCGTCGCCATCCTTGGTGGACAGGTGGTCGCCCTGGACGACGGCACGCAGTGGCCAGTCCTCCGCGATCGATCCGTCGTGCAGGGCAGGCCAGTGCATCGGGTCGCGGGCGAACGTCTTGTTGTCGCCGGCGAGAATCTCGCGTACGGCTGTGTGCGTCAATGCCAGGTAGGCGGGCACGCCGCCGGGAAACTCCACCTCGACTACGGGCGCGATCTCCCGGAGCCGAATACAGGTGTCTAGCGGAGTCTCGTTCGCGGCGGGGAATGCGGGCAGGCTGGTTGTCATGGAACTTCCCTTCAGCGCGGTGGCCACCCAGCCGTCGTGGTGACGGTTGTGCACGAGTATCGCGCCGACCCGGCCCCGCGGCAGACACGCTGCAGTTTCCTGCCCGCAACCGTAAATCCGGTGTCACAAAACCGAAGTCGGGCAGGTAGCGCGTGCCACCGTGAGCTCGGGGGTAGTCAAATGGTCGCTGTCTCTTGTCCTGAAGCCACCATTTCACTCCGCTCGATGCTCGAGTTCGACAACGCAACCACAGCTGGTCGACTGGGCTGGGACTGTCCGATACACCTCAGCCCGTTGTTCTCGACCCGATGGCTGGAGGTGGACGAGTCAGCCTGCAGGGAGGCGCGGGCGGCATGGCAGGTACTGGCAACCCAACACAAAGCGGCGGCAGAGGAGGCGGCGGCGGATCCTTCTTGGTTCCGGCCGGTGGGACTACAGGCCCAGCAACCATCGGACCTCAGGTGGTCATCACCTACCAGGCAGACCAATGCGGAAGTCGCAGGCCCGCAACGGGTTCGCTGTGTTCGAGAAACGCGCCGGAGTGAGAGGTTCGCGATGAGTGGCTGATGCGGTGAACTAGGCTGGGTCGAGCCGGACGAGGGTCGAGCCGGAGTG carries:
- a CDS encoding MFS transporter, coding for MSIGELIPLYALYALLFADHGMSTGQISALFAIWSATSFLLEVPSGAWADTVSRRGLLVLSGALLTAGFALWTVAPSFAGFAAGFVLWGSSGALASGTFEALLYDDLAARGESATYPRILGYTRAGAEAAVVVAILAATPLYLYGGYALVGWSSVAVAALHTVIALSLPAAPKAVSAVDVDDLEDVVSESSGEDRAARSGVTRSALLHTDPDNSALRVDVVSVHDGGAADRPVDSDVMVGAGSAARPSALDAPRGSAPGDVGTSDAGDGAVIERDALPGGVIERPRPFARYFGMLKAGVAEAVRVRAVRYGVLLEALLFGITAFDEYFALLAQQVGVSTAVVPLLVGLTVLGSLVGSVLGGRTEGMSGRTMGIVMGVAGVLFLGGALVAGLAARRPDLMYPLAVLGFTAIGISYGIVHNAVVVAGARLQEAIEGPARATVTSVSGLLSEVVALAVFGFAAVAAIWYSMSTLLALLGAAMLGIAALTPRWLPRRR
- a CDS encoding MauE/DoxX family redox-associated membrane protein, which translates into the protein MLIEYGVWVARLVLCVVFGLSAWGKLADRSATRQAVGDFGVPLRWVPVVAWGLPIAEAMIAVALLLPRVSGLAAVAALLLLAVFTAAILRLLRRGERPSCSCFGAVSAMPIGPKTLARNGVLLVLAAAVGVGALTHPRLPMGLPADNAVGCAVVAALAAMLAWLAGQLRALRRRVDEQALSTLGAEGLPVGSVAPEFELLDARDGKTTLEGLLTGDRSVLLVFVHPGCDLCAALARELPRWHARTGDALTIVAVGNGDAVEQAAWGIENGLGEIPSLVQQGNEAALRYRVRGTPSAVLIDPDGRVAAPVARGGIAIRELIRTAKAARRPRPPERNETPAGISR
- a CDS encoding cytochrome P450 family protein; translation: MTTSLPAFPAANETPLDTCIRLREIAPVVEVEFPGGVPAYLALTHTAVREILAGDNKTFARDPMHWPALHDGSIAEDWPLRAVVQGDHLSTKDGDDHRRLRGLISKAFTPGRVHALEPRIQAIIDRLLDDVVAAGDGVDLVPTFTEALPMAVICELFGVPEPERAHLRHWTATLLAHTTPPEEAFATQNALMAYLHELTDRKQREPGDDLTTGLVQARDEEDKLTTDELVAVLWIMLVAGHETTVHLLGYAILALARHPDQLELAKAEDRWADVVEETVRYRHSVMMTSWRFTLTEVTIAGVTIPKGNAVGVAYQACGIDPAEYGETANEFDITRKQQSGHLGFGHGPRYCIGAGLARLEARLALASLYRRLPDLALAIDPKDIPYSPSFFTIGPLSVPVKLGAVQP
- a CDS encoding lysophospholipid acyltransferase family protein produces the protein MAREPVYDILTGLARTIFFAQGLRIDIGGQEHIPRSGGAVLAVNHTAYLDFMEVGLVGRKSGRNVRFMMKAELEHGIIGFLMKHCKAIGVDRTAGAESYARAVTALRDGELVVVYPEATISRSFELKGFKSGAARMSIEADVPIIPLIIWGAHRIWTKDIPKQLGRHNFPINIRIGAPIPPTQPADELTATMRARMNELLEAAQRNYSMPEGARWVPVRLGGTAPTLAQAAVLEKEEMARRRAKAAGRMRHEA
- a CDS encoding DMT family transporter, whose translation is MTVQVRLGLVFGFGIGAGVAVQGRINGALGARLHDGIAAATISFGTGLLVLAVAFAVSGRLRDGARQVRRAVTDGVLRPWQLLGGLCGAFFVACQGLTVAAIGVTAFTVATVAGQLLSSLVVDRLGLGPSGRTPVTSVRLAGAALGLLAVLVAGIGHSRAATGGLSVPDALRDAPTALLIVLPALAGIGLAWQQAVNGNVGAVGGPLSAAMVNFCVGLGALLVFEAAVIATSGGPAEFPTEPWLYLGGLIGVAFIALAALTVRWIGVLLLGLTSVAGQLLFALVLDLFTPTTAGLSVTAIIGCVLTLVAVGVATRSRS
- a CDS encoding BP74-related protein codes for the protein MALFAFTDYSGKEFIIQLNNEQRIAEARRILSGDEQMSVHVMGRIRKLPTPYNPGWDFHLDPDTITFFTMAIEVCDASIMYVNDHLDEACGAFLPGCMWCPWSSRLTREVSER
- a CDS encoding Rieske 2Fe-2S domain-containing protein; translated protein: MQITSVGHAGFHIRTAAGSILCDPWVNPAYFGSWFPFPDNTQLDWDELGACDFLYVSHLHRDHFDAKTLARHVNKDATVLLPDYPVPDLRRELEHLGFHKFFETEDSLKHTVTGPGGDLDIMIIALRAPADGPIGDSGLVVFDGETTCFNMNDARPVDMDVLHDAFGHVDIHLLQYSGAIWYPMVYDIPARTKSNFGKQKRQRGMDRARSYIEQVDATWVVPSAGPPVFLDDELRYLNDDRGDEGNIFPDQKVFLEQMEIHGNTGGIMMIPGSVADVRGAELTLTHSSDPAEIYDNKAEYIERMAQRLAPVLEAEKATWATTAEGALLEPLQKLFEPIMAQSDLICDGIGYPVGLVIGEETVVLDFPKRTVRGPVEGEGRYRYGFRIAPELVRTVLRDQEPDWVNTIFLSTRFQAWRIGGYNEFLYTFFKCLTDERIAYADGWFAEAHDDSASTELGGWEVQRRCPHLKADLSKFGVVDGNTLTCNLHGWQWDLESGRCKTSKGHELRTRKLS
- a CDS encoding lysophospholipid acyltransferase family protein, giving the protein MEPVYRTIIGLARTVFFLEGLKFTVKGDEHVPARGGAVLAVNHTGYMDFTYAGLPVRTPKRYIRFMAKKEVFDDKISGPIMRALKHIPVDRSAGADSYQAAVEYLRRGELVGVYPEATISRSFEIKEFKSGAARMAIEAEVPIIPIVIWGAQRVWTKGFPKRLGRTNTPIAIAVGEPIQPFQPPAELTAKLRSTMQEMLLDLQKGYVHEPGAYWVPTRLGGSAPTLEEADAMDAAEAKEKVARKNAAGQ